In Lathyrus oleraceus cultivar Zhongwan6 chromosome 2, CAAS_Psat_ZW6_1.0, whole genome shotgun sequence, the DNA window CAAAATTTTCCTTTTTTTGAACAATCAGAATCTGAGCAGTACAGATGACTGTGTTTGTAAAATATAAAATTTTAGATTTGAAATTTAAGGACATCTTTAAAAGAATAGATGAAGCACATTCTTGAGTATAATGTTAGTTATCCTATAAATGGTTGAATGAGtttataaatttaaaattttatcaaacgatgatcaaaataagaaaaatttggaagggaatttttttttaaagttgatttgaagtgattaCAAATCAGGCGACTCTCATGTAAAAAGGAAGTTATTTTCTGTTTTACTCTAACTTGGAAAAAAAAAACTCTATTATTGAAAGAGTTTCATTTTTCATTTAAAGTATATctaaaatataaattaaatatttaaattCAGAAGACGCGTGCGTGCatgcgtgcgtgcgtgtgtgtaaTGGAAATCATATCCCCATCAGCTGTAACCGGTTACCGCACTTGAATTACAACATAAACTTCAACACACTACCTTATATCAAGTGTTGCAAGTTCACCATGCTCATACTCATCTTCAATCCCTTGAATACATCATTTGTGACCCCCTTAGTCAGCAAACCAGCAACTTGGTCCTTACTCCTACAATATCCCAATGCTAACCTCCATTCACTAACAAGTTCCCTCAGATAATGGAATCTCATCTCAATGTGCTTGCTCCTCATATGTGCAATTGGGTTCTTATCAAGATTAATCGCGGAAACATTGTCAACTAAGAGTGTGACAACCTCACCCTCACTGTTGTACAACTCCTCCAATAGATTCATAAGTCATACGGCTTGGCACACGTATAACAAAGCGGCAGTATACTCGGTCTCACAAGATGAGAGTGCAACTACCGATTCCTTCTTCGAACACCAAGGGAATGATGTCGCACCGAACATAAAGATGTATCCAGCTGTAAACTTTCGATCATCTTTATCTCCACATCAGTTAGAATCGGTAAAACCGAGCAAAATGCAGTTTCTGCCCGCTGCGTGAAAGAGAATCCCGCGGCCAACAGAACCTTTGACATAACGTAGGATCCTCTTGACTGCTGCTATATAAGACACCTTCGTtctctccatgaatctactcacaATACCTACATTAAACGCTAGGTCCGGTCGTGTATTGCCCAAGTAACGCAAAGATCCAATCAACCTCCTATATTGAGTTGGATCAACATCTTTTTCATCCTCATTCTTAGACAATTGCAATCTTGGTTCAGCTGAAGAAATGGCAGCATTGCAATGCACTATTTCACACTTTTTCAATATCTCAAGAGCATATCTCCTTTGATGCATGAGCAGTCCCATTTCGGACTTGTGGAACTCAATGCCAAGAAAATAAGTCATAAGACCAATGTCCTTCATCTCAAATTCATCCATAAGTTCACTCTTGAACTTTGAAATGCACTCGCCATTACTGCCTGTGATCAATAAATCATCCACATATAGACAAAGGATGATTACTCATTCACTCGTATCCGTCATCACATATACTTCAAGCTCCGATACATATTTCTTGAATCCAGTGTCCTTTAGGAAACCATCAATTCTTTTATTCCATACTCTTAAATCTTGCTTCAAAACATATAATGTTTTCTTCAACTTGTAGATTTTCAGCTCTTGGTCTTTCACAACAAAACCAAGGGGTTGTCCTAAATATACCTCCTCTTTAAGTGGTCCATTTAAAAATATGaatttgacatccatttggtaaaTAGGTCAATTGTGGTTATTTTAAATATCAACAACAAGCCTAATGGTTTTAATCCTAGCAACCGGTGCAAATACTTCCTCAAAGTATATGCCTTCTCTTTGCAAAAATCTCTTAGCCATTAACTGAGCCTTAGTCTTGATTATCTCACCCTTAGGATTTGCCTTCACTTTGAACATCCACTTCACACCAATTGACTTCCTCCCTTTTTGATAGATCAACTAACTCCCAACTACTGTTTTTCTCAATGGATTCCAACCCTTCTTTTATAACACAAATCCACTTTGGATCACTTAAAGCCTTTTTCGCATTAACGGGTTCGAATTTGGCCATAAGTGCAAAATGGACGAAATCACCATCATTATTGACTTCATTATCACGAAATAATTCAGAATCTTGGAGTATCTAAGGCAACCCTTTTGCCTTGTTGACCTCCTGACATTTCCTTCATTTCGGGCTTCGACGGCATGATGTTTTGTCCTTCCTGCTACCTCAAAATCTAGAATTTCGAACCTGTAACCAGTTACAGGATTCTGGTAACCGATTACAACCTGCATGTAATCGATTACAGACTGCTAGTAATTGGTTACGCCCTTCTGCGGTTGCTTCAATTCATCGATTATAATATCTCGACTCATCATGATCATCTTCTTAACAACATCAAACAGTTTGTAACCACCGGTAGAGTGATATCCAACAAGCATCATCACCTCTCCCTtatcatccaacttctttctaaGTTGACCCCGAACATGTCGATATGCAATGGAACCAAAGACTTTCAAATGGTTCATATTTGGCTTGAACCTCGACCAAGCTTCCTCTGTTGTTACATTTTCCAGCTTGTTTGTAGGGCATTTATTCAACAAATAGACTGATGTGGGTACCGCTTATCCCCATAGCTCCTTCGACAAGTTCTTCCCTTTTAACATGCTTCTCACCATGTTCATAATCGATCGGTTTTTCCTTTCGGTCAAACCACTTTGTTGTGTTGTATAGGGTGGTACTACCTCATGTATAATCCCTTCTTGATCACAAAACCTCCCAAAATCATTTGAGACATATTCGCCTCCACCGTCCATTTTAAGTAATTTGAGCATATGAACACTTTGCCTCTCAACCACGGGCTTAAACttcttgaacacttcaaataCCTCATCCTTCATCTTGATTAGGTATGTCCATAGATTTCTACTATAATCATCGCTAAAAGTGACAAAATATTTATTACACCACCTCAAGGTGATTCTTGGCTCTCCTGTCTGCATCCTTGCTGAAATTTTATTTATGTTGCTTagcttgcacacattcttcacaaattGAGCTGGTATATTGATTGATGGCAGCCCTGTAACCATACAGTTCCTTTGAAAATATTTGAGATCTCTAAAATTGAGATGCCCAAGACGATAATGTCATATCCACTCATCTCTATTTCGTGCAGTAGCAAGACATCTATG includes these proteins:
- the LOC127123650 gene encoding uncharacterized mitochondrial protein AtMg00810-like, with protein sequence MAKFEPVNAKKALSDPKWICVIKEGLESIEKNSSWELVDLSKREEVNWCEVDVQSEGSNGECISKFKSELMDEFEMKDIGLMTYFLGIEFHKSEMGLLMHQRRYALEILKKCEIVHCNAAISSAEPRLQLSKNEDEKDVDPTQYRRLIGSLRYLGNTRPDLAFNVGIVSRFMERTKVSYIAAVKRILRYVKGSVGRGILFHAAGRNCILLGFTDSN